The candidate division KSB1 bacterium genome includes the window GCCAGCTCCCTGATCAGGATGTGCATCTCGTGCTGGACCCTCCGGATGTGAAGCAGCGAGCCCGGAGTTGGAAAGGATGGTTGAAGCGCTCCCAGGTCAGCACCTTCGTGGCGTGGGTCGATGGAACGGTCACAGGTGGGGGTCTGAGCCGGAGAAACACCGGCCGATCCAGCCTATACAGCTTCGTGAAGTCCAACGACTAATTGTTTACCCAGGGTGGCTAGAGCTTGTTCTATCCTGGGTAACTTTGAAGGATGCTTAGGATTAAGAAGCCTTCTTACTTCTTTTTCATCACAATTCATGCGCCTGGCAAGCTCAACTTTAGTGATTTTTGCATCTCTTATAGCAAGGTACAGCGCTGCTTTTGCGGAAAGTTGGACTGGAAGTAATATGGA containing:
- a CDS encoding type II toxin-antitoxin system HicB family antitoxin — its product is MQSFIYPAKLTSETEQGGYVVTFRDLPEAITQGEDVDDALLEAVDCLEEAIANRIASDLPIPDSSQPKKGEYSILLPVQLSAKAALYLAIRDAKITKVELARRMNCDEKEVRRLLNPKHPSKLPRIEQALATLGKQLVVGLHEAV